The Pogoniulus pusillus isolate bPogPus1 chromosome 27, bPogPus1.pri, whole genome shotgun sequence genome segment ACATGAGAGtctgccttggtgctggggggagggaaatggggCCAGCACCCCAAaaaccagcagagagctgtgtacATCACTGGTGCAACCAAACAGAAGCTATTTCTCTGGGGCTTTTTGTAGGAGCTGGGCTGGTATTTGACTGTTTGCTCCCTGGGCTGGGATGCAAAGTGCTGAGAAGCAGAACTCTGCAGTGCAGAAGGAGGGCATGGCCCACTGGGAGTGTGTGTTTGTGCTGGGCACTCTATAGGCTGCTAAGCCAGGCCCTGATGCCATCCAGGGGAGGTCCCACACCCTCCTGCTCACCTTGGTGCTCCTGCcacagggcacacagcctgTGTGGGGGGAATGGGAATGTGGAAACAGGAGCTCAAGAAAAACTCTCAAACCCATCAGGGGGCCAAAAGCACAGCCCAGGATCAagtggggttttcttttcccttcccagggctgtgctggcaggggaTGAGCATTGCTCATCCTCTGTGATTTGGGCCGTTGGCAAGGGACCAggtccttcctccctccctctgcccccccagctgctggcccCGGGGGGAAGGCAGCTTGTCCATAAAAGCCAGCCCTCAGCCCGGCCCCTGGCACAAGGCAGCTCTGCCCCGGCACCAGCGAGCAGCCCTCCTGCAGACACAGCATGGCAAAGGCGGCAGGGATGCTTTgtgccttcctcttcctcttcgcGGCGCTgcactgccagagcctggctcagagTGAGCActgccacccccacccccccgcccccccactgcccctgggctaggggacagggacagctctgTGCGGTGCTGGGgggctgccctctgccagcagtgggagggctggggtgggaggtgggCATCTGCAGGCTATGCCCAGCTCGTGTTGTCCCAGCAGGAGCCCCAGCCGTGCCCCACAAGTGCTGCTTCAACTTCCACACCCGCAGGATCAAGAGGGACAACATCGTTGCCTGCTACCCCACCAGCCCCGAGTGCCCTCACCAAGCCGTGATGTGAGTACCCTAaacccagccctggggctggctaaagCCCCTCTacaccctgccagcctctgtgcctggctctgATGGGACCAGTCCTGATCCTTTCTTTCTCCAAGCCCCTCACAaacccagccctggggctggctaaagCCCCTCTacaccctgccagcctctgtgccCGGCTCTGATGGCTCCAGTCCTGATCCTTTCTTTCTCCAAGCCCCTTAGAAACTCAGCCCTGGGGTTGGCTAAAGCCCCTCTagaccctgccagcctctgtgcctggctctgATGGGACCAGTCCTGATCCTTTGGTTCTCCAAGCCCCTCAGAAACCCAGCCCTGGGGTTGGCTAAAGCCCCTCTagaccctgccagcctctgtgcctggctctgATGGGACCAGTCCTGATCCTTTGGTTCTCCAAGCCCCTCAGAAACCCAGCCCTGGAGTTGGCTAAAGCCCCTCTagaccctgccagcctctgtgcctggctctgATGGCTCTAGTCCTGATCCTTTCTTTCTCCAAGCCCCTCAGAAACTCAGCCCTGGGATCTCCATCTTCCCTGCTgactctctcttttctctgccCCAGCTTCAGGGTGAAAAGTGGGAAGGAGATCTGCACCCAGGCGAGCAGGGCCTGGGTGAAGAAGTACCAGCAGAGCTTCCAGGTCAGCTCTTTCTCCATCCCCAGCTAGCAGGGCAGCCGGAGGCATTGCAGGGAGCCCCCTCCGTGGGAGATGGGACACTGGAGGCAGCCCCTTGGCAGAGGATTCACACCTGGAGACTGCCCCAACATGCTGTGACCACCCTCACCAGCTCCTCCGAGGCAAAGGGCCTTTGCCACCCCTGGCACCCCTCTGGGACAGGATCTGTCCAccctgcagggtgctggggtccaggcttgctgccagcccctgtgctctcagccctgctctgcaggtaggcAGCTGCCTGTACCCCTCACAGGCAACGGCAGCCTGCCAGTGGGGCTGTGCCcatcagcctggcagcagcagagggggaagggggagcacCTCCACCCCTGCTCTTCGTGCAACAGCTGAAGGGAATTAAACCTGAGCTCACTCACGTGTGCGAGCAGCTGGCTGTGGGAGTGTCTCTGGGGGGGCAGACCCTGCAGTCCTACCTGATGGGAAAGTGCTGCAGTCAGACAGGGGccaggaagagctgcagcaccaaCCATGTGTCTGCGAGGGCATCCAGGGGGGTGCAGGGCCAAGCCGTGCCCATGCGGGCTGTGGGGAAGCGACCAGGGAGAGGGCAaagaggcaggcacaagccatgAGGAGAAGCCTTCCCGTGCTCCTCAGCTGTCCTAGCACATGGAGACCCCTGGCCCAAACTCCATCAgagctgcccctcagcacctggtCAGGCCCCACTGACAGCTCACGCTGCAGGGGTGCCCTGAGGAGATGTGATGGGCACTGCCACTGTGATGGGCACTGGCATTGTGAGAGGCACTGccactgtgctgggcactgccactgTGATGAGCACTGGCATTGTGAGAGGCACTGCCACTGTGATGGGCACTGCCACAGAGATGAGCACTGGCATTGTGAGAGGCACTGCCACAGTGATGAGCACTGGCATTGTGAGAGGCACTGCCACTGTGATGGGCACTGCCACAGTGATGGGCACTGCCACTGTGAGAGGCACTGCCACTGTGATGAGCACTGccactgtgctgggcactgccacagtGATGAGTACTGCCACTGTGATGGGCACTGCCACAGTGATGGGCACTGCCACTGTTAGAGGCACTCAAAGGGCAGCCAACagtagaccatagaatcacagagtcatagaatgagtcagggttggaagggagcacaaggagcagccagttccaagccccctgccatgcccagggacaccctaccctagagcaggctgcacacagcctcagccagcctggcctcaaacacctccagccatggggcctcaaccccctccctgggcaacccattccagcctctcaccactctcctgctcaacaacttcctcctcacatccaggctgaacctgcccactccagctttgctccatgacAAACATCAGGTGCAACAGCAGGTGCCATAGGAGatgcaggctgagagcaggcatgAGGGGTGTGGGTGCTGCCTCAAGGGGCATAGGCAATACCCCAGGGGTGtgggagcatgtccagagcagggccaggaggatgctcagaggctgcagcagctctgctgtgagcacagactgaaagagttggggctgtgcaggctggagcagaggaggctcccaggggaccttcttgtggcctgccagcatctgaagggggctccaaaaaagctggggagggacttttgaggctgtgagggagtgtcaggagtggggggaatggagcaaaggtggaggtggggagagtgaggctggaggtgaggaggaagttgttgagcaggagagtggtgagaggctggaatgggttgcccagggaggtggttgaggccccatggctggaggtgtttgaggccaggctggctgaggctgtgtgcagcctgctctagggtagggtgtccctgggcatggcaggggggttggcactggctgctccttgtgctctcttccagccctgcctgattctatgcttctatgtggCAAGGAGATGCTCGTCCAGCAGAAAATTCCTGTCCTCCTCCTCAGGACTTAGACCCAGCACTTCTGAACTGCTCCCACAGGGCTGTGGAGTCAGCAAGCTCCTGCCTCCACCCAACCTTcctccctggcaccctgctcctcaccctctccCGCAGCAGGGCTCCATCAGAGACTTCACAGAGACACCCAGAGGGGTTGACAGCACAAACACTTTATTTACCCATCAGAAGTGACTCCTGTCAAAGGATGAACAGACTACACTGACCTGGCTTAAATAAGTTTCCTTTAAGTTAACACTTTCCTACAGTTCaacaacttctttttttcaaaggcattttctcttttcttagcaaacaaacaaaaaaaaagatacaatAATTTAACTTAAATAAGTTAAATAGAATCCAGGTTCCCGTGGCAGAAGGCTGAGGTCGTcttgagggctggggggtcTGGAAGCCGcggtgggaggcagcagggagggatcAGTTCTGCAGGGACTGGAAGCGCCTCAGACGCTCTTGCACCCAGGGCTGCCGGGGGTCGGCGCACAGCTCCTTCTTCTTGGTcaccaggctgccaggagagagctcCTGTTGGGTTGCTTGGCCGAGGCAGCAGCCCAAAGGTCGCCAGCCGAGGGCTCGTCTCTTGTGTCCGTCCCCAGCATCTCCgggcacctccccagccacCGCATCCCGACCGCCCCCACTAGGGATGGGTACTTACATCACCCCCGGCTGGGCGCagttgctgctggtggtgtaGGCAGAGAGGATGAGGCTCGGTGGGACGCGGCGCGGATGGTAGCTGAAGCAGCAGGTGGTGGGGACGCCGTCTGTCAGGGCAGAAGGACGGGCAGACAGCCGCGGTGAGGCTCCAGGCTacagcacaggctctgcccCCCACCAGCGCTCAGGGCTGCCAGCGCTGCGCATCCCCTGTCCTGCAGtgccccccagggcagccctggctgcaaGCCTGCTGCTCAACGCTGCTGATGGTCTGCTGCCCCCAACCCTCCCCACAGGCACCAGGGTCCccgctggcagggctggcagtgcccggctgccccttcagctcctgcggGCAGATGGCACAGCCAGCCCCGGGGGGGATGCAGCAGCGCTGCTGGACTCACCGAGATGGGCCTCAGACGGGGAGCAGCAGAGAACGAGGAGCAGAGcgagcagggcagctgccaggACCTTCATGGTGCTGCGGGAGTGCAGGCAGCTGCGAGCGGGGCTAGAGCTGGGAGGTGCAGGTCTCTCCTCCGGGCGATGCTGAGCCCCGAGGCAGTGCCCTCCTTTTATCCCCAGCCGCTGGGCGGGCACCGGGCTTCAGGGAAGAGAGATGAGCAAAGAATACCAGGGAAATCATGGCAAGACGGCCCGgatctgctgagctgcagagggcagggaaacCGCAGCAGGGGAAGTGCTGGCCACGGGCCTGCTGCTTTCACATTGCAGCTGGGTGCCCGACGGGGACGGgtcacagccccagccccaacaccacccctgccactgctgcaatGGCCTCATCAGCCAccagccaggctgtggcacCCAGCTTTGTGGCCAGAGCGCCCAAGCAGGCagccacagtatcacacagcatcacagcatcacagcatcacagtatcacagtatcattagggttggaagagacctcacagttcatcaagtccaaccccttaccacagagctcaaggccagaccatggcaccaagtgccacgtccaaccttgccttgaacagctccagggatggcaactccaccacctccccgggcagcccattccagtgtccaatgactctctcagggaagaactacTGGGCAGCACCAGCAAGCTCCAGGCAGGGATTTGCTCTGCAACGGCGTCAGGGgcctgaggagctgctccatggacagctcagcccagctgcactGCCATGGCATGGgcacctccagccactgctgcaggaAACCACTGCCAGGAGCCAAGCCCCAGCTGATGCCTCGTGGGGCCACACAGACCACTGCACACCCTGCTCCAGTGGAGATACAGAACCTAGGcacagcatcaaccaggttggaagagacctccaagcttatccagcccAAGCTATcatccagtcctgtccaatcaaccagaccatgtgcAGTCCCTGTGCTGCACACATGTCCATCTCCAGTGGGGGCACTGATGCTTGGATG includes the following:
- the LOC135187509 gene encoding C-C motif chemokine 3-like, coding for MKVLAAALLALLLVLCCSPSEAHLDGVPTTCCFSYHPRRVPPSLILSAYTTSSNCAQPGVILVTKKKELCADPRQPWVQERLRRFQSLQN
- the CCL13 gene encoding C-C motif chemokine 13, whose protein sequence is MAKAAGMLCAFLFLFAALHCQSLAQRAPAVPHKCCFNFHTRRIKRDNIVACYPTSPECPHQAVIFRVKSGKEICTQASRAWVKKYQQSFQVSSFSIPS